GTCCTCGGGACCTTGCTCGGGGGAGTGGAGACACTTCCTTCTCCAAACTTCCTCTTCGGGGCAGGAGGGGCGTTGTAATGCCTAAAcatctctggatctgcaaaagaggagACACAAGATttgttaaaatatatatatatataaagcgaTATGTggataagtatattactactacagttctattaatctcatatcaccaagttatcaaacatattactatgactactagacttgagttgaggatctgatcgaggaagtcgTCCTCGTCGTCGGATGATGAGCTCAGGTCCCTCTCAGGCTGGATGGCCTTTCCCTTCTCGGACTGGGCAGGAATAGCAGATCGGCACTGATACTCtggctgaggctccctaatgacgagATCGCCTGGTCTACAGGAGTGAGGAGATggtccaggagaaaactggtcagtcaccacctcagtgtcggcgttggactgatcagtcgcGTTATTCTCCTCAATGGTACTCTCCACTGTGATGTTTTGGTTACATGGTagtaggcccaccatctgaaggttgtCCACAGTAACCAAATTTTTCACGtccttctcctcgatacacatgttAGCCAACTCCTCTGCTCGCTTGAACATCTCTTGAGTGGGCAAGGGTTGAtcgaatggacccgcatgtgtaaaaaccaagttgttggctttgatgtctgatgtgagaaaatactctgtatagtatttcccAGGGTTCGACTTGTGAGCGATGCcacaaaggtatttaacccccttttgcctgtgaaagaggtggaaaaaacctgtgttcttatggcttgggttgGTCCTGAAGTCGAACAAGTAATGTATCTCGTGAGGAGTGGGCTCATCCCAGCCTTGCACATAGTAGAGAATGTACAGCGcagacaacgcctgaatcccattcggagcgatctggaagggagagacgtTGAAGTAATCCACTACTGACCGGAAGAAAGGGTGTAGCGGGATGGTCGCTCCTGCGAAgatatggtgcctggaccaggcacagtatggtCTGCTGGGCCTGTTGGCTCTCTGGTGAGGGTG
The Humulus lupulus chromosome 6, drHumLupu1.1, whole genome shotgun sequence DNA segment above includes these coding regions:
- the LOC133782422 gene encoding uncharacterized protein LOC133782422 encodes the protein MNRFDYRGGDNHTNSDTSIPQSIETPQSSDSSSKSPTSRTPEDRLRRFKQILHRSALYFLHEEQFLHQVEQSTMRVKKSNRLPQDQDPQVARRAVQKVVERSEVHTAASSRPPRQVPKSSKTRRQTSQNFATEVQHLAVQKPRKEGEETPSWFTAKPTKLNPGMFDKHIQALGLRGVNVIFPHPHQRANRPSRPYCAWSRHHIFAGATIPLHPFFRSVVDYFNVSPFQIAPNGIQALSALYILYYVQGWDEPTPHEIHYLFDFRTNPSHKNTGFFHLFHRQKGVKYLCGIAHKSNPGKYYTEYFLTSDIKANNLVFTHAGPFDQPLPTQEMFKRAEELANMCIEEKDVKNLVTVDNLQMVGLLPCNQNITVESTIEENNATDQSNADTEVVTDQFSPGPSPHSCRPGDLVIREPQPEYQCRSAIPAQSEKGKAIQPERDLSSSSDDEDDFLDQILNSSLVVIIQRCLGITTPLLPRRGSLEKEVSPLPRARSRGQYRLAKGDNPRS